A stretch of DNA from Candidatus Ryanbacteria bacterium CG10_big_fil_rev_8_21_14_0_10_43_42:
GAAGAACCAAAATGGGAACAGTTTATAAAAATATTTGAATCGGAGTTTAATTCTCTGTTTGAGAATGAGTACCAAGAACTAATAGGTGGCGAGGAAAGACAAGTAAAGAAAGGATACAATGTATACAAGAAGGATTTTGAAGAAATTATAAACAGAAACGAATCTGATTTTTCTGTTTCATCGGAGGATAAGCTGACAATTAAAAATTTTGTTGACAGCACTCTTTGGATTTATCAAATGGGTAAGTACTTCGCTCTTGAGAAGAAGCGACAGTGGGTTGGTGATGAATATGACATTGATACAAAATTCTATCATCACCCTGATTTTGGTTTTAAGAAGAAATTTTACGATGATGCATACGGAAAGCTTATTAAGGTCAGGATGCTTTTACAGAGTTATCTTACCAAAAAGCCGTTCAGCACTGATAAATGGAAATTGACTTTTGAGAATCCGACCCTTGCAGATGGCTGGGACAAGAATAAAGAGCCTGATAATTCTGCTGTAATTTTGCGAAAAGATGGACGTTATTATCTTGCCGTAATGCAAAAAGGACATAATAAGGTATTTGATGATGGCAACATTCAAGCATCGGGTACTGACAGTTATGAAAAGATGGTTTATAAATCAATATCAGACCCTGTCAAAGACATCCCCAATTTAATGGTTATAGATGGTAGAACTGTGAGAAAAACTGGCAGAAAAGATAAGAAAACTGGTATAAACCATCGACTGGAAGAATTGAAAGATGAGCATCTACCCAAAGAAATTAGTGATATACGAAAATCATCTTCTTACTTAAAGACCTCTGAAAATTTTAACCAAGAAGATTCACAGAAATATTTGGCATTTTACATGCAGAGGCTTATTGAATATAAAAAGGGCGAATTCGACTTTGAATTCAAAAAACCAGAAGAATACGGTTCTTATGCGGAGTTTTTGGATGATGTTGGGAATCAGGGTTATAAGATAGATTTTGTTGGTGTATCGAGCGAATACATCAAAAATAAAAACACTTCAGGAGAGTTATTTCTTTTTGAAATACATAACAAAGATTGGGGATCAGGACCAAAAGACAAGAATAGAAAAAGAACAAAAAATCTTCACTCTATGTATTTTGATACCTTGTTTTCTAAAGAAAATGCAGAGAGTAATTTTCCGTTCAAACTCAATGGAGAAGCAGAACTATTTTATAGACCGAAGACCGATGAGGAAAAATTAGGATACAAGGTTAAAAATACTAAAACTGGAAAGTGGAAAAATATTGTTGTCAAGAAAAGCGAAAGCGTCCCAGAAGAGGCGGTGGTGGATCATAAGCGATATCTTAAAAATAAAACATTCTTACATGTCCCGATAACTCTCAACAGAACAGCTGATGATTCACATTACTTCAATCAAAAAGTAAACGAATTCTTACTCAACAACCCTGAGATAAATGTTATTGGCCTTGATCGTGGAGAAAAACATCTAATTTACTATGCTGGTATTGATCAAAAATGTAATTTACTCAAAGATAAGAACGGTAATACTGCTCTTGGAAGTCTGAATGAAATAAATGGAGTAAATTACCATAAACTTCTGGAAGAAAGGGCGAAAGGGAGAGAAAAAGCAAGGCAAGACTGGCAAAATATTGAAAATATAAAAGACCTTAAAAAAGGATATATTTCTCTCGTGGTACGAAAGCTTGCTGATCTTATTATAGAACACAACGCTATAATTGTTTTTGAAGACTTGAATATGCGCTTCAAGCAAATTCGTGGGGGAATAGAGAAAAGCGTGTACCAGCAATTAGAGAAAGTACTGATTAAAAAACTTAATTTCTTAGTAAATAAAGGTGAAAAAGATCCTCAAAAAGCGGGACATCTATTACGCGCATTTCAGCTAACAGCTCCATTTATCACTTTTAAAGATATGGGAAAGCAAACTGGTGTGATCTTCTACACGCAAGCTAGCTATACCTCTAAAACATGTCCCGAGTGTGGCTTTCGTCCAAATGTTAAGTGGGACCAAGACGGTTTAATGGAGAAAATCAACATTACTTTCACCGAAAATAATTTCAAAATAGCGTACAAAGCGAGTGACTTCTTGAAACAAAAGAATAGCTCTAAGCGCGGAAACAGACTCTATGCCGATAAGAAAGGGAAAGATGAGTTTATCCTATCAACCAAAAACGCTATCAGGTACAAGTGGTTTAGTAGAAACAAAAAAGATTTTGAATTAAAGAAGGGGGAAGAGAGAATGCTGGAGCAAACAGAGAATGGTATTACAATTAAATACGATATTACGGAGTGTTTGAAGGGGCTACTGGAAGAACAAGATATTGATTATAAGAACAATATCGTAAAGCAAATATCTGAAAAGGTTGCTACTAAAAAATTCTTTACGGAGCTGGCGTATTATTTGTATTTACTCTCAAACACAAGGAGTAGTGTATCCGGTACTAATATAGATCAAATAAATTGTCCGCATTGTGGTTTTCATAGTGATAAGAAGTTTAATGGTGTTGATTTCAATGGAGACGCGAATGGTGCCTATAATATAGCGAGAAAGGGTGTGATGATTCTTGAGAAAATAAATCAGTATCACAATGTAAATAAAACGTTGGATAAAATGAATTGGGGAGATTTATTTATAGATATTGAAGAATGGGATAAACATACTCAAGACTGATGGAATCCTATATCCAAATATCAAAAATAAACGATTTTATGTTTTGCCCGCTGTCGGTGTATCTGCATGGCGTGTATGAAAGTTTTGATACGTCACTGTATCATGACACGCCACAGGTGGAGGGGAGATTAAATCACGAAAGTATTGATTCCGGTACGTATTCTACGTCAAAACATATTTTGCAGGGTTTGTCGGTGTATAGCGGAACATACGGCATTATGGGGAAAATTGATATTTACGATGAAAAAAAGAAGATGCTTGTTGAGCGCAAAACAAAAATAAAAAGAATATGGCCCGGATATATGTATCAACTGTATGGACAGTATTTTTGCATGAAAGAAATGGGATATAAAATAGAAACATTATTTTTGCACAGCTTGTCTGATAACAAACGCTACCCTATACCGTTGCCGGAGGAACGGGATAAAAAACGTTTTTTATTTTTTATTGAAGCAATGAGATCGTTTGATATACGAACATATAAAAACCACCGGTGCCATAAGTGCACTAATTCCATTTACGGAATTTTAACATGGTAATATGCTTACCCTTCCCGATTTTAGAGAAAAACAAATGTTATTTGTACACGCCGAATGGGGGACACGCTCGTCGCTTAGGTTTTTAAACGACAATATTGTTTTTTCCAAAGATGGCAAGGTGGTAAATCGCGCGTCGTGCCATAAAGTATTTGCCGTTTTTATAATGGGCGACATGATGATAACAAGTCGTTTGTTGCAAAAAGCGGGAACACACGCAATATCATTATTTTTTCTACGTAATAATTTTGAGGTATTCGCGCCGTTTGCCGCAAAAGCGGAAGGTAATTATTTGCTTCGCATGAAGCAGTATGGTCTATCAGAAGATGAAGAGTTTTCTATTGCAAAGCATATTGTAGCGAATAAAATAGAAAACCAAAACCGGCTATTGCTAAGCCGAAAAAAAGGCGCGGATAAAGAGGAAATGGAACAGATGCGCGAGCGTATTAAAAACGCATTGAACGGACAGGAACTGCTCGGTATAGAAGGGGAGTATTCGCGTAAGTTTTTTTCCGGATATTTTTCTGAAATTAACTGGTGGAAGCGTATGCCGCGCGTAAAGCCGGACGTATCTAATTTTCTGCTTGATATGGGGTACACCTATCTTTTTAATTTCGTTGATGCACTTCTTCGATTGCATGGATTTGATACGTATAAGGGCGTGTATCATAAACTGTTTTTTCAGAGAAAATCTTTGGCATGTGATATCGTGGAACCTTTTCGTTGTATCATTGATCGCCAACTTCTAAAGGCATACAACTTAAAGCAGGTACATGAAGGTGATTTTGATATTGTGCATAAAAAAGTAACTTTGCCATTCGATAAGCAGAAAAAATATACGTCGTTATTCTTGCAAGTTATTATGGACCAAAAAGAAGAAATTTTTTCATATGTGCATGAATATTACAGACATATGATGGATACAAAGAATGATATGCCGAAATTTAATATAAAGACAAAATAATATGCTTCTTTTAACGTATGATTTTAGCGATGATCGCGTTCGTGCAAAGTTTTCAAAATTTCTTGAGAAATTTGGACACAGGATACAGTATTCGGTGTTCGAGATTCGTAATAGCCGGCGGGTATTGCAAAATATAAAAAGTGAGATAGAATTGGTGTATAAGAATGCATTTACGGGAGCGGACAGTGTTTTGATATTTCATATCTGTGAGGGTGACAAAAAGAAGATTGCGCGATATGGATATGCTAAAAATGAAGAAAAAGACGTTGTGGTCTTTGAGTAGTGCTAGTGCCTTGAAAACTTTATAAAAAGGTGGAAATTCAATGGAGGGTATTAAAAATAGAGTATTATGTCAGTGGAAAACCTTAGTCTTAATATGATGAGGAAAACAAAAAATGGCTTTGTTAAGCCAAAAAGTCGGAATGTAATTTATTACTTCTTTGCATCTTTAGCGTTTAACAAAGCCATTTCCGCCGTCTAATACCTCTATAAAATTTCTACTTTTGTAGATTCAGGGGCGAATACGATTGTCTCCGGGTCTAATACCTCTATAAAATTTCTACTTTTGTAGATAGTGGTCTCCATCAGGCACTAAGGAGTCTAATACCTCTATAAAATTTCTACTTTTGTAGATCAAAAATGCACAGCTTCTCAATCGGAGTCTAATACCTCTATAAAATTTCTACTTTTGTAGATCCGGGAAGATATTGCCTCTCATCCTCGTCTAATACCTCTATAAAATTTCTACTTTTGTAGATAGAAGCGCACCACCGATATTGCGACTGGTCTAATACCTCTATAAAATTTCTACTTTTGTAGATAAGGAAGACGCATTTTCGGAATCAGTGTCTAATACCTCTATAAAATTTCTACTTTTGTAGATAAGAAGTAATCTCAGCTAAAAGCGAAGTCTAATACCTCTATAAAATTTCTACTTTTGTAGATGTGATGTTTGCCAATACTTGTGTAGGGTCTAATACCTCTATAAAATTTCTACTTTTGTAGATAGCGACGTGCTCCAGTATTTATGTAAGGTCTAATACCTCTATAAAATTTCTACTTTTGTAGATACTCTTCGCTCACTCTTTGGCATGTTGTCTAATACCTCTATAAAATTTCTACTTTTGTAGATTCAGTCGAGAACTGGTTGCAACCTCGGTCTAATACCTCTATAAAATTTCTACTTTTGTAGATGCATTATCGGAAGATATGATGACGGGGTCTAATACCTCTATAAAATTTCTACTTTTGTAGATTCGTAATTCCTGTGAAGGGTTATCAGGTCTAATACCTCTATAAAATTTCTACTTTTGTAGATATAGCGACACAGAAGGAGCCGTGTCTTGTCTAATACCTCTATAAAATTTCTACTTTTGTAGATGGAATGTTCCTTGTCATTCAATTTGGTGTCTAATACCTCTATAAAATTTCTACTTTTGTAGATGCTCTATCATTTTACCGCTGCCCTCTGGTCTAATACCTCTATAAAATTTCTACTTTTGTAGATTTAAAGGAGTTAGGAGATCTTGGTGTGTCTAATACCTCTATAAAATTTCTACTTTTGTAGATTAATATCCGTTTCTTCTTCTGCTAATGTCTAATACCTCTATAAAATTTCTACTTTTGTAGATAGGACGCAAACCTTGAGGGCGCAGACGTCTAATACCTCTATAAAATTTCTACTTTTGTAGATTACGTCATATTAGCCATAGCTTCTATGTCTAATACCTCTATAAAATTTCTACTTTTGTAGATATCGCGGAACGCAAATCAGAACCCCAGTCTAATACCTCTATAAAATTTCTACTTTTGTAGATAGCAATATCGATTATTTCTGCGTGAGTCTAATACCTCTATAAAATTTCTACTTTTGTAGATTGGCGGGGCTTCTGGTGGCGTGTCTTGTCTAATACCTCTATAAAATTTCTACTTTTGTAGATAGAATAGTGCTCACCACAATTGTCGCGTCTAATACCTCTATAAAATTTCTACTTTTGTAGATGGGTCAACGTCTAAATAGCCCTTAAGTCTAATACCTCTATAAAATTTCTACTTTTGTAGATAATAACATGATCTACGGAGCAACCTACGTCTAATACCTCTATAAAATTTCTACTTTTGTAGATTTCGTCCGGGAGCAACCATACGTTCGTCTAATACCTCTATAAAATTTCTACTTTTGAAACTGTGACCAGTTCCCATGATTTCTCAAAAATGAAAATGTGATAACAGTATTAGAATTGCGTTCCTAAAGAATCCTTGCATTAATGCAAGGATTCTTTCATGCTGAAGATATGGCACGAAGAAAACGGGAGGATTATACTATTCGTTAGGTGGCGTTTTGCCGGAATATAAAGAAAGCGTGTTATGGATACGAAACATCATCATAAAGAAAGCCATGAACATGCGATGAGCCATGGTTCTGCTGAACAATATTTAAGGCGTTTTTGGATCGTTACATTTCTGCTTGTTCCGCTTGTGCTGGTGCACCCAACCATCTCGGAGATACTGGGCATTACGTTCGGTCTTAATAAGTGGATACAGTTTGGAATCGCAACCATTGTATTCGGCTTTGCGC
This window harbors:
- a CDS encoding type V CRISPR-associated protein Cpf1; translation: MSQKNIFEGFTRKYALSKTLRFELKPVGNTLQMLEDENVFEKDRVRKEKYKQTKSFFDRLHRQFIIESLTGKTIDGLDKYFTLLKKLEKDKKDKALQKEFKTLSEELRTQLNNHFQTEALFGVSVFEELKKRYGKEEGSFLKDKKDELVLDEEGNKISIFDEWKGFTGYFDKFQETRKNFYKDDGTSTAVVTRIIDQNLKRFCENTQLFKDIKYKIDFSEVEKTLSVDLGVVFSLEYYNSCLLQDGIDTYNKILGGEVVKDTNEKLKGLNEIINKYRQDHKDEKISFFKLLDKQILSEKEDFIENIEDDKELLQRLREFYISAEEKTEVLKTLLGDFFLHEEEYELDKVFLSKEGLNTILHRWMTDNGRDEFQKVIYEQTKKDKIVKFEKSDNSYRFPDFIALSLIKNALAKSFEEEKLWKDKYLKNEEDSKSKGFLSGEEPKWEQFIKIFESEFNSLFENEYQELIGGEERQVKKGYNVYKKDFEEIINRNESDFSVSSEDKLTIKNFVDSTLWIYQMGKYFALEKKRQWVGDEYDIDTKFYHHPDFGFKKKFYDDAYGKLIKVRMLLQSYLTKKPFSTDKWKLTFENPTLADGWDKNKEPDNSAVILRKDGRYYLAVMQKGHNKVFDDGNIQASGTDSYEKMVYKSISDPVKDIPNLMVIDGRTVRKTGRKDKKTGINHRLEELKDEHLPKEISDIRKSSSYLKTSENFNQEDSQKYLAFYMQRLIEYKKGEFDFEFKKPEEYGSYAEFLDDVGNQGYKIDFVGVSSEYIKNKNTSGELFLFEIHNKDWGSGPKDKNRKRTKNLHSMYFDTLFSKENAESNFPFKLNGEAELFYRPKTDEEKLGYKVKNTKTGKWKNIVVKKSESVPEEAVVDHKRYLKNKTFLHVPITLNRTADDSHYFNQKVNEFLLNNPEINVIGLDRGEKHLIYYAGIDQKCNLLKDKNGNTALGSLNEINGVNYHKLLEERAKGREKARQDWQNIENIKDLKKGYISLVVRKLADLIIEHNAIIVFEDLNMRFKQIRGGIEKSVYQQLEKVLIKKLNFLVNKGEKDPQKAGHLLRAFQLTAPFITFKDMGKQTGVIFYTQASYTSKTCPECGFRPNVKWDQDGLMEKINITFTENNFKIAYKASDFLKQKNSSKRGNRLYADKKGKDEFILSTKNAIRYKWFSRNKKDFELKKGEERMLEQTENGITIKYDITECLKGLLEEQDIDYKNNIVKQISEKVATKKFFTELAYYLYLLSNTRSSVSGTNIDQINCPHCGFHSDKKFNGVDFNGDANGAYNIARKGVMILEKINQYHNVNKTLDKMNWGDLFIDIEEWDKHTQD
- the cas2 gene encoding CRISPR-associated endonuclease Cas2 encodes the protein MLLLTYDFSDDRVRAKFSKFLEKFGHRIQYSVFEIRNSRRVLQNIKSEIELVYKNAFTGADSVLIFHICEGDKKKIARYGYAKNEEKDVVVFE
- the cas4 gene encoding type V CRISPR-associated protein Cas4; translation: MESYIQISKINDFMFCPLSVYLHGVYESFDTSLYHDTPQVEGRLNHESIDSGTYSTSKHILQGLSVYSGTYGIMGKIDIYDEKKKMLVERKTKIKRIWPGYMYQLYGQYFCMKEMGYKIETLFLHSLSDNKRYPIPLPEERDKKRFLFFIEAMRSFDIRTYKNHRCHKCTNSIYGILTW